A genome region from Triticum aestivum cultivar Chinese Spring chromosome 2B, IWGSC CS RefSeq v2.1, whole genome shotgun sequence includes the following:
- the LOC123039264 gene encoding uncharacterized protein, protein MSKQRRQGEEDEANYYHDRSGNKEKSLYLVLDDWHKGFTIRKIDADRPDLSASPVLRLVSPKRGHAMKFAAQGGYIIATSNIHAGTLFYDTDTAGLAVGPPVPDTLLCGFNTFLTSDAGDTLFVFAFHFMERPVSFEPMAKLPTTEDDNLLPTDWSWRSMTTPFTKDEMIFSYALHPDGRTIFVSSWSRAVCGTYSVDTRSCKWRRHGEWMLPFRGRGYFDAELDAWVGLHEDGYVCSCQVASRSGGTTQQPEWKMAGERRMWIPWHQLEFRLRRM, encoded by the coding sequence ATGTCTAAGCAAAGAAGGCAGGGCGAGGAGGATGAGGCCAACTACTACCACGACCGCAGCGGCAACAAGGAGAAGAGTCTCTATTTGGTTCTAGACGACTGGCACAAGGGCTTCACCATCCGCAAGATCGATGCCGACCGTCCCGACCTCAGCGCCTCCCCTGTCCTCCGGCTAGTGTCACCTAAGCGTGGTCATGCCATGAAGTTCGCAGCCCAGGGCGGCTACATCATCGCCACGAGCAACATACATGCCGGAACCCTCTTCTACGACACTGACACCGCCGGACTGGCCGTCGGCCCTCCCGTTCCAGACACACTGCTTTGTGGCTTCAACACCTTCCTGACCTCCGACGCCGGTGACACGCTGTTCGTGTTCGCCTTCCACTTCATGGAGCGGCCTGTGTCCTTTGAGCCGATGGCGAAGCTGCCGACGACGGAAGACGACAACCTGCTGCCCACCGACTGGTCCTGGAGAAGCATGACGACGCCCTTCACCAAGGACGAGATGATCTTCTCCTACGCGCTGCACCCGGATGGGCGCACCATATTCGTGTCCTCGTGGAGCAGGGCGGTCTGTGGCACGTACTCCGTCGACACCAGGAGCTGCAAGTGGAGGCGCCATGGGGAGTGGATGCTACCTTTCAGAGGCCGAGGCTACTTCGATGCCGAGCTAGACGCATGGGTCGGGCTGCACGAGGACGGATACGTCTGCTCCTGCCAGGTTGCCTCCCGCAGCGGCGGCACCACGCAGCAGCCGGAGTGGAAGATGGCTGGCGAGCGTAGGATGTGGATCCCGTGGCATCAGCTGGAGTTTCGCCTGCGTCGGATGTGA